In the Wyeomyia smithii strain HCP4-BCI-WySm-NY-G18 chromosome 2, ASM2978416v1, whole genome shotgun sequence genome, one interval contains:
- the LOC129721520 gene encoding PRADC1-like protein, translating into MTLPVRVSFKIFTPIVVAVLLSVAALVKSGANNLHMYDGVRTQDIIAGDVFFEIIDPPELEYTYRIRPAKDFGSTFGGSFKVTEGKLVPAIPSDACEPNFVNERDLKDNIVLVERGECSFLSKAINIEKVGGKAVIITEIDTNSDDYDYYIEMIHDKTDRDTNIPAAFLLGKNGLIIRRTLTRLNRRYALVNLPVNLTFVAPHLINQPPWLQW; encoded by the exons ATGACCCTTCCTGTGCGCGTTTCGTTTAAAATATTTACTCCAATAGTTGTAGCCGTGTTGCTTAGTGTAGCCGCATTGGTAAAAAGCGGAG CAAACAATCTTCACATGTACGATGGAGTTCGAACCCAAGATATTATAGCTGGTGACGTGTTCTTCGAAATTATTGACCCACCAGAGCTAGAGTACACTTACAGGATTCGACCGGCTAAGGATTTTGGAAGTACGTTTGGTGGCTCATTTAAAGTTACTGAGGGCAAGCTGGTTCCGGCAATTCCGTCTGATGCATGTGAGCCCAATTTTGTTAACGAACGGGATCTGAAGGACAATATAGTACTCGTGGAACGAGG GGAATGCTCCTTTTTATCAAAAGCAATTAACATCGAAAAAGTCGGAGGTAAAGCAGTAATAATCACCGAAATTGATACCAATTCGGATGACTATGATTACTACATCGAGATGATCCACGATAAAACGGATCGTGATACTAACATTCCGGCTGCCTTTCTGTTGGGTAAAAATGGTCTCATAATCCGACGTACGCTCACCAGACTGAACAGGCGGTATGCGCTCGTAAATCTACCGGTCAATCTGACCTTTGTGGCACCGCATTTGATTAATCAGCCTCCCTGGCTGCAGTGGTGA
- the LOC129721519 gene encoding alpha-L-iduronidase: MYVSIVLLLVVNSVKSSLDRRHIDIDFNEVFQNGRSLPRFWTSTGLCPPAPRESTADFLLSDDSLLNLEIIGSLPNEGLKYVRIHWLLEMIQFSHYDDNKLLFYDFTKLDTLLDKLHEFGLYPDFELMGLPSNVSYEKERSHRFAFFWTDLTMQIASRYLHRYGINYVSNWRFESWNEPDLKSYNVLNFTTDEYISYIASLRLGLDAAGRLLANIHLPLRGPAGLFRKQQSHPFCWTIIMMCNEMPHRCPFDVITFHRKGLGVRASDILESELELINKLWTSFPNMTSFRFSNDEADPIVGWSTPREFQSNMKYGSMLVSTVLQHWSAMTNDTFTNLDSISHDNGFLSYHPFEFSQRTLLARFQMNKTQPRHVQYVAKPVYSTLGILANLGSLASETVDLHGNLSYIISYHRKPFYACAVLCMSNDTFEPLFARMTLNLNFTFLDEHQSQRIGYLVEGLEDGVNDPNALWTYFKKPSYPSKVQFAAMRAIQLPRLLKGPGIVSSENLELEIELRAPWVVTVRLCSKENPVPSRITYMRIRKVNDYEVMIFWSDKSAVAGCIVGYEVWFRTYHTQWRLLNSDFHTPFLFFQFVSNDTIGIKGMYRVRSVDMFGRLGAFSKSNHYEG; this comes from the exons ATGTATGTTTCAATAGTGCTGTTGTTGGTTGTGAACTCGGTTAAGTCTTCGTTGGATCGACGTCATATCGATATAGATTTCAACGAGGTATTTCAGAACGGTCGCTCCTTGCCGAGATTTTGGACTAGTACCGGTCTGTGTCCACCGGCACCTCGTGAAAGCACCGCAGATTTCCTGCTATCCGATGATAGTTTACTGAATCTGGAAATAATTGGATCGTTACCCAATGAAGGATTGAAGTACGTGCGAATCCACTGGTTGCTGGAGATGATACAGTTTTC ACACTATGATGATAACAAACTGCTGTTTTACGACTTTACGAAACTAGACACGCTTCTTGATAAGCTGCATGAATTTGGCCTGTATCCGGATTTTGAATTAATGGGCCTTCCAAGCAACGTTTCCTATGAAAAGGAGCGGAGCCACCGGTTTGCCTTTTTCTGGACGGATCTGACCATGCAAATTGCTTCTCGTTACCTAC atcgtTACGGGATTAATTATGTATCCAATTGGAGATTTGAATCGTGGAATGAGCCGGATCTCAAGAGTTACAATGTTTTGAATTTCACCACGGATG AGTACATAAGTTACATTGCCTCGCTCCGATTAGGTTTAGATGCTGCAGGGCGGTTACTAGCTAACATCCATTTGCCATTGCGGGGACCAGCAGGATTGTTTCGCAAGCAACAGAGTCATCCCTTTTGCTGGACAATTATCATGATGTGCAATGAAATGCCTCATCGTTGTCCCTTTGATGTAATAACATTTCATAGGAAAGGACTTGGCGTGAGGGCTAGCGATATATTGGAAAGCGAGTTGGAACTGATTAATAAGTTATGGACTAGCTTTCCAAATATGACATCATTTAGATTTTCGAATGA TGAAGCTGATCCGATTGTGGGCTGGTCAACTCCAAGAGAATTTCAATCGAACATGAAATATGGCTCCATGCTGGTATCAACTGTGCTTCAACACTGGTCTGCCATGACCAACGACACTTTTACTAACTTGGACTCAATTTCGCATGATAATGGCTTTCTAAGTTATCATCCATTCGAGTTCTCACAGCGAACGTTGTTGGCAcgttttcaaatgaataaaacacaACCCCGGCATGTACAATATGTGGCAAAACCGGTGTACTCAACCCTCGGAATATTAGCCAATTTAGGGTCGCTTGCCTCTGAAACTGTTGATCTGCATGGAAATCTCAGTTATATTATATCCTACCACCGGAAGCCCTTTTATGCTTGTGCAGTTCTGTGCATGTCGAATGATACGTTCGAGCCTTTGTTTGCAAGAATGACATTGAATTTAAACTTTACGTTCCTCGATGAACATCAAAGCCAAAGAATTGGTTACCTAGTGGAAGGTCTAGAAGACGGTGTGAATGATCCAAATGCGTTGTGGACATATTTTAAGAAACCATCGTATCCATCGAAAGTGCAATTTGCTGCTATGAGAGCGATTCAACTACCAAGGTTATTGAAGGGACCTGGAATAGTTTCGAGTGAAAACTTGGAACTTGAGATTGAATTGCGAGCTCCGTGGGTTGTAACGGTGCGGCTCTGTAGTAAAGAAAATCCCGTTCCGTCACGAATCACATATATGCGCATCAGAAAGGTAAATGACTACGAGGTGATGATATTTTGGAGTGATAAGTCAGCAGTAGCAGG ATGCATCGTCGGTTATGAAGTGTGGTTCAGGACATACCATACACAATGGAGGCTGTTGAATTCAGATTTCCACACACCATTTCTGTTTTTCCAATTTGTATCCAATGACACTATAGGGATAAAAG